From the genome of Pleuronectes platessa chromosome 19, fPlePla1.1, whole genome shotgun sequence:
CCAGAGACTGACCCTATTATTAGCCCCCTGGAGGTCATGTAATGGTCATTGCGGTATTTTGAAAATATGGTGACAATGTGGAGACAGTACACATAATGCCGTGTCAAAGTTCTTTATACTTATATCCTTCTTTGTCTTTGCTGATGTATGATGATGCAATGTTCTTATTTGCTTTTCATGGGTTAACAAAATGCTGCTCAATATTCCAGACTTGTAAAGTCGAGTTGAGTTAATGAAGCAGAGTGAATTTGTTCACTTTCTATACTTGTTTAAACTCATTTGAATGAAGTACACCTGTCAAGTCAGTAGCTGGAGAGGGTTTTGTTCTTGCATCGTGTTTATTTTAGGAAAATTGTGTAAACACAGCCAGTATTTCCTCAGCGGGGGGGATTTAGATTCCAATGGATGAAGTGACACATCCCTGCTTACCCAACACTTTTAGCTGCTCTGCATTGAGCTCTGTGTCATATCAGAGCCATGTCATGAAACGTGAGACGGGCATGATGACGACTTGCAGGCAGAACTTCACTCTTCTCTTGTCATTTTCTTCTTGTCCCTTCTCCAACATTCCTGCTTCAGTTCCCCCTCCTCTTTTGGCACGCTGACTGAGAGGAATATTGACTTCTGTCTGGGCAGCAGACGTTGAGCCCGGAGGAGGCGAGTGGCAGAACGGGAACAAAGACAGGCCAAGTGCAATAActggacagaaaaacaaagtggaTGTGCTTCAGTCTTGTTTGGTCCaaacattatataatatatttaaagcACCTCTCTCATTGCCATCACTGAAGTACCATTGAGCAAGTAACCACCAACCCCTCTGGTGCTACTCAGTGGCCAGCAGGGAAAGACTGGGTTTATCCAGGGCAGCTTGTTGGAGTGAATGTGTGCAGATATAGTGTCACACTTTGTTCATGTCCAAGTACGCCAGTGTTCTCGGCTCTGACATAAACTTCATTATCAGCGGGTGTATGCAAGGCTGTGTGCGGACTCCCAGCTCCCCTCCAACGTGGCCACTGAAATACAAAGAGGCCAACTGTGCATGTGTCCACAGACTCCAAGAGGACTAGAGAGCTTTATAATAAGAACAATTATATGTTTGTGGTGTCCGCAGATTTTGGTGTACGTCCACAAGAGTATAATTAAGTCCTCATTTGTATGAGTGGTAGGGTGTGTGGAAAGCTTTTCAGTAAAgtctttgatgaatgttttgagcGGATTACGTTGAAGGTAAACATAATAATCTgatacaaaaatgtgtgtgattCTTTATTGTTTAGATCCAGACATTCGGAGTGGAGGCTCCATGTAAGACAGTGGATGACTTGACGAGTGGCATCGTCATGGCCCAAGCTCTACAGAAAATGTAAGTTTACATACTCTGTGAAAGTGTATGTGGCAAATGTTTTATATCCGGTCAGCTGTATTTTTATAAAAGCCCTTTTTTAGCCATGTGTTTTGACATGTCTGCACAAACTGagatatatttttaaacaaaacatttaaatatataaatatagtataTTTACACTAATGAGAAAACATATTGCAATTTTCAGTAGGACTGTGACTCCATCCCTGCTGgcatttttctctttcaaattCCTTAAAGAAGATGGCCCTCTTATCAAActagtttttatatttctatttacaagagtacacaaaagaaaaactaatgtttccccttttcttttgtcttcatcATTTAGAGATATAGTGTATTTCAGTGACGCCTGGATTGGTAGAATCAAACCAGATGTCGGGGACAACTGGAGGTTAAAGGTGAGGATCAGACATCATTTGGTCGTATGTCAAAGGTTGCATTGTTTTAGGTGTTTCttttacataaatataatatttgtatATCATATTTATCAGTCTCAGTTAGTTATCCTGGTAGTGATATTTCTAATATTTTGGGTAAATGTCTACATAAGTATTGTCTCTTTTCAGATCAGCAATCTAAAGAAAATTTTGAAAGGCGTCCTCGACTATAACCAGGAGGTAAGAACTATCTACCGtattcattttgaaataaaaatgccaaatattcaGACTCAATAACCCTTTGTATACAGTGAGGTTATAATTGCCTTCTCCAGACTTAATCCCTTTGGCACAATACAGGCCATGATAATCCAAATTTCATTGATGGAATATTTACcacattattattaaatcataatAACCTGTTTCCCTCCCGTTCAAGATCCTAGGCCAGCACATTAATGACTTCACACTACCAGATGTCAACCTCATCGGAGAACACTCTGACCCAGCAGAGCTTGGGAGGATGCTGCAGCTCATACTGGGCTGTGCTGTCAACTGTGAGCAGAAACAAGGTGCGTGTTCCatattctgtttgtctgtccttTATATCACGAAACTTGACTTTAGCTCACAACCGTGTCTCTTTTTCTCTAGAATACATCCAGACCATAATGATGATGGAGGAGTCGGTGCAGCACGTTGTCATGACAGCCATCCAAGAGGTTAGACTATCAAGCTCGTTAAACCTGGATTAAATAGTGTTCCCAAATGATAATTGATTAAAGAGAACACAGTGGGGTTagtcagatttctttttttactctgAGCAGGGTTGTGGGTGTAATTGAATTGACACATTTGCAGAATACAGCTGTTAATCCTGTACAAGAGCAGGTTTGACTAACCAGGTAACTGCTTCCATCCTTTAacctctttttgtgtgtttcctgtagctGATGAGTAAAGAGACTCCGGTGACGGGAGGAAATGAATCGTATCAGGATCTAGACAGACAGGTATGGAGCCTTTATTGAACCCTGCAGGGTTTCATCACAATTCAGTTCTCTTTTCTAACAGTGCCACAAAGTGATCTCTAAATTTATCAGGAAGAAAATACCCTCTTAATTTGAACTCTTaagttttctttatatttgctAGAATACAAACTTAACTTCAAACCTCTGCTACTCTGCATTTATTCCTGTGTACAAACTGtgactgtttttgtttgttgttttatttgtatgacCCCAGATCCAGTATGTGAGCTTTAagccattggaaaataaatttgttttcaaagaTTTTTGATTTCTTTCTGTTCTCAGCTGAAAAAAACAGCTGAGGAGCTGAACGATGCTTTGTCTACGAAGGAAGAGATCTCCCAGAGGTGTCGTGAGCTGGACATGCAGGTTAGTTTCACACAGTTGTAATCCTCCATGTTATTTGAACGCTGGTTTATACAAGAGACATAAGTCATATGTCTGAATGACACTAAtaaacagtgagtgtgtgtgggtaatTGGACATTAAGATGGATAACATTTATGGCTGGTTATTATGCGGGGCTGAAACTAATATCCTAGTTAAATCATAGATTTAAATAACAGCATTGTTAGAAACATTTATATTATCTGCTGCTGTAGCCAAAGGCACAATTTCAACTCCTGATTATCAggcattacattttatttgtaaatacatTGAAATCCAAATCAAAGGATGTGGGTGTAAACATAACCTCACTGCATGGGGTAATGcacatttgttttcagttgcctacttaacagtttttttcctgACTATTTTCAATACTGTGTGCCTTGCTTTAAAGGCCCTCCATGTCCAAGAGGAGCGTGATAGACTGAGGTTAGAGTTTAATGAGCTAGAAGAGAGGGTAAATCCAAACTTTCTTCTTTCCGTCTCCTCCTTCCATCCatggtgtgtggtgtgtctaATAGTCCTGGAATCGTTTTCTCAGTCTGCTTGCACCAGCATCCCTTTTGGAACCAAGATCTCCCCTTGTCCTgattatgtgtgcatgtgtgtgtgtacacgtttATGCACAAGTGTTTGTGCAAACGTATACCCAGTCCTCTCGgtgcacacagccacacacttgtgtgggtgtgtcagaTGTGTTCCACGACAACCTCCTGCCTCGTTACCCTGTCGTGTTTCATGTACTGTCCCACAGCAACAGTAGGCAGCAAGAGGTTTTTGGACCAATAGGAAGGAGTCATTAAATAGAACTGTTGGTTGGATATTTTTCACACTGGTGCAGGTTTTCCCAGTACGCTTCTACATAACAGTGTCACTGACCAAATCAAATGGCTTACATTCCACACATAGGAGTGTCAAAAACCAATCAGCTatcaaatacattaaaaaacttCTACAGGTTCAGTTTCTTTAGTCTACCTGAGTCATACAAAATATgttacacatgaaaacacattgaacTTTGAACAAAACACAAGTCAATACAGTGAAACCCAAAGTACTCTACACTGGTGTCACGAGACGTTAGACATGATCCCTCTCACTTCCTCACTTACACAGTTGCAATATCATTTGTGGATAGCACTCATACCAGATCAAGCACAAGGTTTCAACCTCATGGAGCAAGTCAAGTTTGTTTTAACAGTCCTGATATTTTGAAGGGTTTATTGATTTAGgttttaataaatcaaacaacaacaaccagggATTAGAAAAGGTGGAAATAGCAGTGAAAATAACCAGCTCCTGCTTTGCTTTGTGTGGAGTTTGATTCCCTGTCTATCACAATGACAAGACGACATCAAACCATATGTAGCCCTATTTGCTATGTTGGTGTGTCCGGTGTGTCTTTGCTTCCTCACTGCGTCTGATGCTGCAGTGATGTGATTAACatgtttaaagaaaatgttgacAGATGCAATTTGAAAGCTTTAGTATCACTCCTTTCTAACTCGTTTCCCTTTTTTCTGCTTCTCTTCTATCCTTTTAACAACCTTTACATTTATCATTCCATCCTCcctttttgtcttttcctctATTTCCACTTTCCTCTTATCCAATTCCCTTCTTCCCCTTCACACATCTAATTGTGCACCTCACCACTGGACCGTCTCCTTCTGCCCTTTCTGCTCCTTTTCTTATTCTTTTTCCTCCGTGCTTCCATTCTTTCCCCTTCTCTTCACCATCCCCCCTCTTCCCCAGGTGGCAGCGCTgcaagaggagaagagcagtTTACTCGCAGAAAACCAGGTCATGATGGAGAGACTCAACCAGTCGGACTCCATAGAGGACATCAACAGCCCAGCTGGACGCAGACACCTCCAGCTGCAGACACAACTCGAGcaactacaggaagagacgtTCAGGTGGGGAGAtggaaaaggttttttttaacttgaaaagcgAGCGCTGGCTTTACTTAATTTGAAGGATGATTATTGTTATAATTCATTTTAGGTTGGAAGCGGCAAAAGACGACTACAGGATCCGGTGTGAGGAGCTTGATAAAGAACTGATGGATGTAAAGTCCCAGAATGAAGAGCTTGTGTCACTGGCTGATGAAGCCCAGTCTCTTAAGGATGAGATGGATGTTCTTCGGTAAGTTGGAAAATGTAATGTAAGCATTCATTGTGTTACAGTCAGAAAGAAACGAGAGATGACAAATGCCAAATATATCATTTTGGAACCACTATCCTGTTATATCAGACATGTGTTGTTTCAGGCATGTTGCTACACAAACAGAGCTTTAGTAAAGCTTTCCCACTTTATGTAACCTCACATAATGAAACCGCTCATTGTTTCCCCCTCTAGGCATTCATCAGACAAAGTGTCCAAACTGGAGGGGACAGTGGAACACTacaagaagaagctggaggacATGGGACTTCTGAGGAGACAGGTactcaatcacacacagacacacaacagaaagaACTTACAGCGTATAAATATCCACATAAGCCAGCACCATTGATGCTTACTTTTCTGTGGCTATTTTTCAGAATaagctgatggaggagaagaacacAGTGTTGATGCAGACCAACGTCGGTTTGGAAGAAGAGCTACGAAAGGCAAATGCCACCAAGGGCCAGCTGGAGACGTACAAGAGACAGGTACCCAATCAACAGCCATGTTGTTTACTCGCAAAAAATCTTAATTTACAATTCCCCTCACAGGAGCATGTAACTGTAACCATTGGATAACATCTAATTTCTAACTCTTCTCACTCCGCGCAGGTGGTTGAACTTCAGAACAGACTGTCGGAAGAATCTAAAAAAGCCGACAAGATGGAGTTTGAGTACAAACGTGTCAAAGAGAAAGTGGACTccctacaaaaagaaaaagatgtatGTGCAATTCACTTTCTTACTAAACAAATGAGTGAAACTGGAATAATCAAACAGTCTCTGCTCTGTGTATCACGCCATCATACGgatttctctgtctccctctgcagcGTATGCGGACGGAGAGAGACTCGCTGAAGGAGACGATTGAGGAGCTGCACTGTGTCCAGGCTCAGGAGGGACAGCTTACATCTAGTGAGGACATGCAGCCACACCTGAGTAGTTGAACTTGTGTTGAGTGGGGTTTGCTCCGACctgtaataacaacaacactatCTGTTCACCCAGGTCTCTTCCCATTGGTCAGCAACGACGGCTCAGATTCGCTGGCTGCTGAGATCACAACCCCAGAGATTCGGTATGAccctaatttatttttatttatactttttagGCTAGTTAGGGAaagtaaatattatattttacatggGAATAAATATCAGCAGTAAATCTTTTTTAGCACACGCATCTTCGAAATCCTGTATATTGTCACACAAGAGACATTTACttcagaacagtttttttaaggaTTTTAAAGTCTATATTGcaggttaggattagggaaGCAATTTGAAAAGTGGTCTACAACGACAGGTTGGCAGTTAGATCCCCCTCTGGGTCTTGCTTTCAGATTGTGTttactgtctgtctgctgtgccATAGACAGATTATTTCAAGTCTCTTCCCCCCCTGCTGCTTTTTCTGCCAAATTAAGGTAGATGAGAGTTGGGCCCTGAAATgagccatctctctctctagtgAGTTACGTAATAGTTGTCTGTGAGTTACATCAGCCTCGCTGCCGCTCTCCAAGAGGGCTGGGTTTTCTTCTGGTCGCATAAAGTGCCTGGATTTTACTTCAGCATTTGCAAACAAGTAGTACAATGTGGATTCCTTTTGAAATCCTAATCTTACAAAAGCTGCTTACGGAAGAATTGTTGTACTTGAGTTAAATCAATCCAGTCTATTTGTTAGCCTTTAGTGGCAGTGTAGTGGAAAGCTGTTGTTTCTTGAGATGTCATTTTCAGCAGGGATTCAAATTACAAagaaagatgtttgttttttagcttCAGCAAAGTTTCACGTGAGATATCAGAGATACAAACTACCTAACTTGCTCACTTGTTGGTCATCGGTTGGAGTGAGTGTATGTGAAAAGCTGAAGCAGCCCTTTAAAAGCCACATCTGGATTTGATTATTTCTGGTTTCCTCTGAAATGAACCCAGCCAGATGAACAGCTGGAAACACACAGTtattctctgtctgctgcagtgCAGGAATCAGAACTCCACCGGAGAAATCCAGTCAGCTTTATTTAATATAGTTTTCATCGAATAAGCTTCGCTGGAACCTTTACTCAACTCTGCCTCCCTTCGCCCTCAGCCTAACACTGACTAGCCACCGCCTGCCAGTGCATACACATTAAGCCGGTTCTTCAGTTGGGAAAGGAGTCAGCAGCCACACCCTAAGGAAAGACTCGAGTAACAGACTGTTCTGACTCAGTGCTATCAgaattcttattcttatttttaAAGAGCAGATGAATCAATGGGCAACTAAAGTGGCTGCTCATTCAAATAATGAAGTTAGACAAGTACAGACATGATTTGCCTTCTTACCAAATATTAACCGATGCCCACTCAAATATGTTTATATCATAATATGTCTAGGTTTCCCAAGATTTAGCTTTTAgagtatgaaaaaaacttttttttaaatcatttgtctTGATTCATTTTGATATGATACCAGAATAATTTTTCTAAGAGATATTTCTGATTAAAGGGGTTTGGTAACCATTATTATTTGAGTCAATTGTGATCAGGATTCCACTTCTTTGTAACATGGAATTaattattctgtgtttttttttttcttacagagAACATTTGATTCGTCTTCAGCATGAGAACAAGATGCTGAAGTTGGCCCAGGAGGGATCAGACAACGAGAAgatcactctgctgcagagtctACTGGAGGACGCCAACAGAAGAAAGAACGAGCTGGAGACGGAGAACAGGTCGGCAAAGACGAGCAGAGGAACATGCAGATTAACAGCCAAAGAAAAGACACTTAATTATTCACAGTCAAGGAAAAAACATCTATTGCTTTTACATGTAGTTTTGACTGTGGTGAGattatttccttgtttttgaAAGTGGATCGTTCTCCTTTCTTTATACTGGAAGACCAATTTGACCTTTGAGTCCGAAGCCTGCCTCTATGGTTTTTATCTACCACTGCATAGCTTCACTGCTTCCTTTCTTTAAGCTATGTAGTCTGACTGGTCTTTTGTGCTTCATCCAGATTAATCAATCAGCGCTTGATGGAGGAACAGGGtcaggtggaggagctgcaaaAGTCTCTTGAGGAACAGGGCTCACAAGCAGATGATGTAAGttataaaaaatgtgttatttattgtgtgtgtgtgcacattacTGATACTgtaaagaaaaattaaattcCTTTCATACCACAACTGTTAAATATAGATAGTCAGCAAGACTGCAGTACACTGCTCCTCCTGAAGGGTCAAGGTTCTTTAGGTACTTTATCTTAGGTCACAGGTTCTTTATTTATCTGGCCAGTGCATAGAAAAAACACCTTTTGATTTCCCTTTGTTATTACTAACTTATTAACATTAACCATTTATAACACCTATtgtatacatgttttttttgtgtgtgtctgcttttaCCGAAATTCTATGTTGTAGCGTTACATAATCATTATTTCTCTTGGGATAAACGGAAGCCTTAGGTCATCTGACTGGCTTGGAGTTTACAAACTAAAATCCTCACATATAAATtagccagctgctgttcatATTAACCTTATGTCTAATCTGTGATCCtaaacacaaaagagaaaacGGCCTTCTTCTCTGCTCCTTGTCTCCCCTGAACCAGTTTCTAGTGGGAAACAACTGGTATTTAGGACGAGGAGGTTTGGACCCAACAAGGcttttgtgtgagagagagcttGCATGTGTGTCAATTACGATCACTACGCGCCTTTACTACATAATCAACCTTAATCAAAAACATTTTGTGGTCTTTGTCGGGGTTTCCGGTTCCttttctgtcagtttgtgtaGATTAGGCCTCCGATCAGTTTTTCTTAACTTCCTTCCTCTTCGCTGAAGATGAGAAGAGCAGTAATACTTTCAGTATTTAACAGATGGAGTAAAGTAAGAGCACAGTAAGCATAGTGTTGATGTGTTACTGCAATCCAAAAGGAAGACCTGGTGCTGTGGCCTGTTTTAAACgatcaaaaatatttttgggaCATTGCGTAACTGCTCTCGCTTTAGATCAATACAATCAAGCGTTTCTTTAGAATGGTCTAAAGTGCATTGAGCTGGAAAACAGGAGAAACAAAACTAGGCAAAAGAACCTAAAGAAAATATACTATGGAATAAAGCCGTCCACAATCGGCCGGGCTGGGTCTCTTGCCATTCAGTTAAATActtatgtttcttttttccgAATAATGCTCCCTCTGTCAGACAATAGTAAGTATATGTGTTTGATATCAGACAAGTCCCTTCTGTTGAACTTTGCTCTTTCATGACCTTAGTTTGTATTGAACCAAATGTGTCACAACTCAGAATGTAATAAATCTGCACTATTTCTCAGAGGATATTCTCTACAGATAATATTTCAAATTTGATGGCTGAAAGTCCACCAAGAATTATTCGAGTTTTAATCTTATATTGAGCCTGTCACTGACTTTCTGTGCGTTTATTACACTGAGTTGCTGTGCACAGGGAAAGGTCATTTTCTCATAGCTAGCTATCAGTAGTCTGCAGGTACAGTATCTTCTCCTGATAGAAATAGAAACGTCTTTGATTAGTCCTGAGTAACATGACACTTGTagattcttcctcctcctctctgacccTTGATGCTGTTGTCTTCTAGTTTAGAGACTGAGTGTGGAAACTTCTCTCCAGTACTCCTTACATTTCAACTTTCACTTGATTCTATTGTACATTTTACAACATGAACACAGGatcaaaaagcaaaaaaaataattataaaactaATCCTGAATATTCTTTGTGATTATGTGGAAAATCATGTGATCACCCACAAATTACAGATTTTCTCTCTGCTTTGCTGCTCTATTGATTCCCCTTGAAAAATGTCAGTTATTTGTACATATAAGATATCCGGAATCCATTATGATGATGATTCCAAATATATTTGACTCTACATTGCCCTCTGTTGGACATCATGGGAAATTACAGACACTGTGCTTAACTTAACAGAACTATATTTTCGCtgtctaatatatatatatacacatgtctCTATGATGCCGTGCACATTGTCCCAAGGGCCCAGTTCCATTAATTGTGGGACTTGTGTTCCGTCATGAAGTGGAACTGAACAATCTCAAGGACTAGTATCACCCTCATTGATCCAACAGAGCAGCTCTTGAAAGGATTCTGGTTTGTTGAAGGTCTAATATATAATTAATGTTATATTCATTTTGTCTCTTTCAGTCTTCCATTCTGAAAAAGAAATATGAGCAGCACATGTAAGTGATTTAACCCACCAGGAGCTGTCTTGTACTTCAAATATAAATGAGATATTGCACGAAAGAATCATTTAAACATATGTGCTTTATTCTTTCCCTCAGGGAGAAAGTACGAGACCTGAACAATGAGTTACTGAAGAAAAACACCTTCATCGATGAAATGGAGCCTAAATACAACGCCAGCAGTGAGTTATATTCAGACTGTTTGAAGTCTGTTTGCTTTCATCCTCTCCTGCTGTCTAttcctgtttttaaatcagaaaTTACATAATACCTGATGCAACACAGATATGACTCAGTCTGAAgccattaaatgtatttttcaattCAAACGGAAATGCATATAAAAGAGCACAGGATGGGTTGAGTCTCACACGTGTGTTGTTCCCTCTCAGGCCAGCGGGTGGATGATCTGGAAGAGGCCTTgaaaaagaaagatgaagacatgaagcagatggaggagagatATAAGAAATACCTGGAAAAAGCCAAGAGTGTGAGTATATTTGTATTGCCATAGGATCAACAGTAATATCTTTTGTACTATGCACTGTAACTAGTGATATTTGCTGTGGGTGATTGTGATTGTGATTGAATGTTTCCCCTCCAGGTGATCCGGACCCTGGACCCCAAACAAAACCAGGGTTCGGGTCCTGAGGTCCAGGCCCTGAAGAAccagctgcaggagaaggagaggatgtTACACTCACTGGAGGTAATTCATTAGCTAAGGCTGAGATGATCGCGTCCTGAGGGCTCAGCAGCTTGTAGATCAATGTTAACAGGTCAACTCATAGATGATCACTCACAGGAGAAAAGTAAACATGTAACAAAACAGAATATCTGGCTTTTCttaagtgtttttgtgtcttttatttttcctcaaacAGAAGGAGATGGACAAGACAAAGACCCAGAGAGATTACGAGGAGAAACTGATTGTGTCAGCCTGGTACAATATGGTAAGAAGGACGTTATGCAGCCAGAAGCCGTGACACCAGTCCTGTGTCCTTTTATATGTGACACATGTTCATGTAGAGCTGGGATTTAAGGACAAGGAGAGTATGAATACAGTcataaaaatcatttaaatgtcaaTTTAAAGCAGGGAAGACATTATCATAGACATTATTTTATGGTAACTTTCTGGAAAATGATTGCAATGTCAGCTCTAACATTGAAATAAAGAACATTTTACATTACTCTTATGTTACATGATGAATTGCATGTTCTTTAGTTAACATTTTTAGACTCTAAATGTCTTTGATACACAGTAAAACCTCTAGCATATACTCAAAATATGAACTAATTTGGCATGTTCACCACTAGAGGGCGGCATAGACTGTTGTATAAATTCAGTCCCTATTTGCTGCATCTCGTACTGTGCTATTGAgtctatattatatatacttcAAACTGATGGTGACCCATTAG
Proteins encoded in this window:
- the hook3 gene encoding protein Hook homolog 3 isoform X2; its protein translation is MSRTGTLDRMELCGSLLTWIQTFGVEAPCKTVDDLTSGIVMAQALQKIDIVYFSDAWIGRIKPDVGDNWRLKISNLKKILKGVLDYNQEILGQHINDFTLPDVNLIGEHSDPAELGRMLQLILGCAVNCEQKQEYIQTIMMMEESVQHVVMTAIQELMSKETPVTGGNESYQDLDRQLKKTAEELNDALSTKEEISQRCRELDMQALHVQEERDRLRLEFNELEERVAALQEEKSSLLAENQVMMERLNQSDSIEDINSPAGRRHLQLQTQLEQLQEETFRLEAAKDDYRIRCEELDKELMDVKSQNEELVSLADEAQSLKDEMDVLRHSSDKVSKLEGTVEHYKKKLEDMGLLRRQNKLMEEKNTVLMQTNVGLEEELRKANATKGQLETYKRQVVELQNRLSEESKKADKMEFEYKRVKEKVDSLQKEKDRMRTERDSLKETIEELHCVQAQEGQLTSSLFPLVSNDGSDSLAAEITTPEIREHLIRLQHENKMLKLAQEGSDNEKITLLQSLLEDANRRKNELETENRLINQRLMEEQGQVEELQKSLEEQGSQADDSSILKKKYEQHMEKVRDLNNELLKKNTFIDEMEPKYNASSQRVDDLEEALKKKDEDMKQMEERYKKYLEKAKSVIRTLDPKQNQGSGPEVQALKNQLQEKERMLHSLEKEMDKTKTQRDYEEKLIVSAWYNMGMTIQKKAAEDRLANTGSGQSFLARQRQATSSRRSYPGHVQPATSRSTR
- the hook3 gene encoding protein Hook homolog 3 isoform X4, with translation MSRTGTLDRMELCGSLLTWIQTFGVEAPCKTVDDLTSGIVMAQALQKIDIVYFSDAWIGRIKPDVGDNWRLKISNLKKILKGVLDYNQEILGQHINDFTLPDVNLIGEHSDPAELGRMLQLILGCAVNCEQKQEYIQTIMMMEESVQHVVMTAIQELMSKETPVTGGNESYQDLDRQLKKTAEELNDALSTKEEISQRCRELDMQVAALQEEKSSLLAENQVMMERLNQSDSIEDINSPAGRRHLQLQTQLEQLQEETFRLEAAKDDYRIRCEELDKELMDVKSQNEELVSLADEAQSLKDEMDVLRHSSDKVSKLEGTVEHYKKKLEDMGLLRRQNKLMEEKNTVLMQTNVGLEEELRKANATKGQLETYKRQVVELQNRLSEESKKADKMEFEYKRVKEKVDSLQKEKDRMRTERDSLKETIEELHCVQAQEGQLTSSLFPLVSNDGSDSLAAEITTPEIREHLIRLQHENKMLKLAQEGSDNEKITLLQSLLEDANRRKNELETENRLINQRLMEEQGQVEELQKSLEEQGSQADDSSILKKKYEQHMEKVRDLNNELLKKNTFIDEMEPKYNASSQRVDDLEEALKKKDEDMKQMEERYKKYLEKAKSVIRTLDPKQNQGSGPEVQALKNQLQEKERMLHSLEKEMDKTKTQRDYEEKLIVSAWYNMGMTIQKKAAEDRLANTGSGQSFLARQRQATSSRRSYPGHVQPATSR
- the hook3 gene encoding protein Hook homolog 3 isoform X3, whose amino-acid sequence is MSRTGTLDRMELCGSLLTWIQTFGVEAPCKTVDDLTSGIVMAQALQKIDIVYFSDAWIGRIKPDVGDNWRLKISNLKKILKGVLDYNQEILGQHINDFTLPDVNLIGEHSDPAELGRMLQLILGCAVNCEQKQEYIQTIMMMEESVQHVVMTAIQELMSKETPVTGGNESYQDLDRQLKKTAEELNDALSTKEEISQRCRELDMQVAALQEEKSSLLAENQVMMERLNQSDSIEDINSPAGRRHLQLQTQLEQLQEETFRLEAAKDDYRIRCEELDKELMDVKSQNEELVSLADEAQSLKDEMDVLRHSSDKVSKLEGTVEHYKKKLEDMGLLRRQNKLMEEKNTVLMQTNVGLEEELRKANATKGQLETYKRQVVELQNRLSEESKKADKMEFEYKRVKEKVDSLQKEKDRMRTERDSLKETIEELHCVQAQEGQLTSSLFPLVSNDGSDSLAAEITTPEIREHLIRLQHENKMLKLAQEGSDNEKITLLQSLLEDANRRKNELETENRLINQRLMEEQGQVEELQKSLEEQGSQADDSSILKKKYEQHMEKVRDLNNELLKKNTFIDEMEPKYNASSQRVDDLEEALKKKDEDMKQMEERYKKYLEKAKSVIRTLDPKQNQGSGPEVQALKNQLQEKERMLHSLEKEMDKTKTQRDYEEKLIVSAWYNMGMTIQKKAAEDRLANTGSGQSFLARQRQATSSRRSYPGHVQPATSSNVTA
- the hook3 gene encoding protein Hook homolog 3 isoform X1, with the translated sequence MSRTGTLDRMELCGSLLTWIQTFGVEAPCKTVDDLTSGIVMAQALQKIDIVYFSDAWIGRIKPDVGDNWRLKISNLKKILKGVLDYNQEILGQHINDFTLPDVNLIGEHSDPAELGRMLQLILGCAVNCEQKQEYIQTIMMMEESVQHVVMTAIQELMSKETPVTGGNESYQDLDRQLKKTAEELNDALSTKEEISQRCRELDMQALHVQEERDRLRLEFNELEERVAALQEEKSSLLAENQVMMERLNQSDSIEDINSPAGRRHLQLQTQLEQLQEETFRLEAAKDDYRIRCEELDKELMDVKSQNEELVSLADEAQSLKDEMDVLRHSSDKVSKLEGTVEHYKKKLEDMGLLRRQNKLMEEKNTVLMQTNVGLEEELRKANATKGQLETYKRQVVELQNRLSEESKKADKMEFEYKRVKEKVDSLQKEKDRMRTERDSLKETIEELHCVQAQEGQLTSSLFPLVSNDGSDSLAAEITTPEIREHLIRLQHENKMLKLAQEGSDNEKITLLQSLLEDANRRKNELETENRLINQRLMEEQGQVEELQKSLEEQGSQADDSSILKKKYEQHMEKVRDLNNELLKKNTFIDEMEPKYNASSQRVDDLEEALKKKDEDMKQMEERYKKYLEKAKSVIRTLDPKQNQGSGPEVQALKNQLQEKERMLHSLEKEMDKTKTQRDYEEKLIVSAWYNMGMTIQKKAAEDRLANTGSGQSFLARQRQATSSRRSYPGHVQPATSSNVTA